A single Argentina anserina chromosome 7, drPotAnse1.1, whole genome shotgun sequence DNA region contains:
- the LOC126804035 gene encoding protein BPS1, chloroplastic-like, producing MVLLLQKIDKLYSKLENYHHSHQSQALSSSLEAFHTLVCSSLNSFLSTSRSAGSEVPSFPWIQQCFELIPIINNGFAKLVVAVDYPMTEWEGDSVEEYLRYTLKLLELCNSITCSLSHLGKERLSLSHGLSLVENSSPCLAVEHLRQIQVQPKSLSKDFRFQGNEEHGSREPFTTKKSVIHQALVVMEGMVFWVCGILMSSLVGNTKPYMEMRHSGGRLVSSLLAGLDLSVGEVIVENHGMLKEVKDINDSVAGLVSAIQIGRKSKAEAEELQRRLEMFEKMVEGLGKEVACLFNKVLAGRNQLLNGFQHQKH from the coding sequence ATGGTTCTCTTGTTACAAAAGATTGACAAACTCTACTCAAAGCTGGAGAACTACCACCACAGCCATCAATCACAAGCCTTGTCATCTTCTCTGGAGGCTTTTCATACCCTTGTTTGCAGTTCCCTCAACAGTTTTTTGTCGACTTCAAGATCAGCAGGATCTGAAGTTCCATCATTTCCATGGATTCAGCAATGTTTTGAGCTCATACCCATCATCAACAATGGGTTTGCAAAGCTAGTTGTGGCCGTAGACTATCCCATGACTGAATGGGAAGGTGACTCTGTGGAAGAGTATCTCAGGTACACCTTGAAGTTGCTAGAGCTGTGCAATTCCATCACCTGCTCTCTTTCTCATCTTGGGAAAGAGAGGCTGTCACTGTCTCATGGTTTGAGCCTTGTGGAGAATTCATCTCCATGTTTGGCTGTGGAGCATCTGAGACAAATACAAGTCCAACCAAAGAGTTTGAGCAAGGATTTCAGATTCCAAGGAAATGAAGAACATGGGAGTAGAGAACCTTTCACCACCAAGAAATCAGTTATTCATCAAGCTTTGGTGGTTATGGAGGGGATGGTGTTCTGGGTATGTGGGATTTTGATGTCTAGCCTGGTTGGGAACACCAAGCCATACATGGAGATGAGACACTCTGGTGGACGGTTAGTAAGTTCATTGCTTGCTGGATTGGACTTGAGTGTGGGTGAAGTAATTGTGGAAAATCATGGTATGTTGAAAGAGGTGAAAGATATTAATGACTCAGTTGCTGGCCTTGTTTCTGCTATTCAAATTGGTAGAAAGAGTAAAGCAGAAGCTGAGGAATTACAAAGAAGATTAGAGATGTTTGAGAAGATGGTTGAGGGTTTGGGAAAAGAGGTGGCTTGCCTTTTCAATAAGGTTTTGGCTGGAAGAAATCAACTGCTCAATGGATTTCAACACCAAAAGCATTAG
- the LOC126804027 gene encoding probable hexosyltransferase MUCI70 gives MFNNNNNNSIPISLSDEESDELGRMRVRVRRKRKKLGYRFKNEFLRRVVRSLVKYWAILILALAIGLLLYEAWSIGWKSTPPVVKSEKPSPVNNASSEKNSEANLNRLDPTTRIIHGVRQRCLPILPPEEIEHLEVPLRGDSSSPVKKLLYRTENDAPLYNSMPEEQEDAARFNLFTGNQTLKQRGEMFKVNETVTINCGFYSESGGFRITNEDKKYMQSCDIVISTCAFGGGDDLYQPIGMSEASIRKVCYVAFWDEVTVSTQESAEHRIGEDGFIGKWRIVVVRDLPFVDQRLNGKIPKMLAHRLFPHSKYSIWVDSKSQFRRDPLGVLEALLWRTNSVLAISEHGARSSVYDEAKAVVKKNKAKPEEVEVQLAHYRHDGLPEDKRFNGKKALAEASVIVREHTPLTNMFMCLWFNEVVRFTSRDQLSFPYILWRLKVLKNINMFPVCTRKDLVNSMGHIRKAKPLII, from the exons ATGtttaacaacaacaacaacaacagcatACCAATCTCACTCTCCGACGAAGAATCCGACGAACTCGGCCGGATGCGAGTCCGTGTTCGCCGGAAGCGCAAGAAACTCGGCTACCGATTCAAGAACGAGTTCCTCCGCCGAGTGGTGAGGAGTCTGGTCAAGTACTGGGCCATCCTCATTCTTGCGCTCGCCATCGGTTTGCTGCTCTATGAGGCCTGGAGCATCGGCTGGAAATCCACCCCGCCGGTGGTCAAGTCGGAGAAGCCGAGTCCGGTGAACAATGCCAGCTCGGAGAAGAATTCCGAGGCCAATTTGAATCGGCTTGATCCCACCACTCGGATTATCCACGGCGTTCGGCAGC GTTGTTTGCCGATTTTACCTCCGGAAGAAATTGAGCATTTGGAAGTGCCTTTGCGTGGAGATTCCAGTAGTCCTGTTAAGAAGTTGTTGTACAGAACAGAGAATGATGCCCCGTTGTACAACAGCATGCCGGAAGAGCAGGAGGACGCGGCGAGATTTAATTTGTTTACTGGAAATCAAACTTTAAAGCAGAGAGGTGAAATGTTTAAG GTGAACGAAACCGTTACTATAAACTGTGGTTTCTACAGTGAAAGTGGTGGGTTTAGGATCACAAATGAAGACAAGAAATACATGCAAAGCTGTGACATTGTAATCTCCACTTGTGCATTTGGTGGTGGAGATGATCTTTATCAACCCATTGGAATGTCAGAGGCGTCCATTCGAAAG GTTTGCTATGTTGCTTTTTGGGATGAAGTTACTGTAAGTACTCAGGAATCAGCTGAACATAGAATTGGTGAAGATGGATTTATTGGGAAATGGCGCATTGTGGTTGTAAGGGATCTGCCTTTTGTGGACCAAAGGTTAAATGGAAAAATTCCAAAG ATGTTGGCGCATCGCCTTTTTCCTCATTCAAAGTATTCCATTTGGGTAGATTCAAAGTCCCAATTTAGGAGGGACCCTTTAGGTGTTCTAGAAGCGCTTCTTTGGCGTACCAATTCTGTACTAGCAATCTCAGAACATGGAGCTCGCAGTAGCGTTTATGATGAGGCAAAGGCCGTTGTCAAGAAAAACAAGGCCAAACCGGAAGAAGTTGAAGTGCAGTTGGCTCATTACCGTCATGATGGATTGCCAGAAGACAAGAGGTTCAATGGAAAGAAAG CTCTTGCTGAAGCATCTGTTATTGTGAGGGAGCATACCCCATTGACTAATATGTTCATGTGCCTCTGGTTTAATGAGGTGGTTCGTTTCACTTCTCGCGATCAGCTCAGTTTCCCATATATACTGTGGAGGTTGAAAGTACTCAAGAACATCAACATGTTCCCTGTATGCACCCGCAAAGATCTTGTTAATAGTATGGGCCACATACGCAAGGCTAAGCCTTTGATAATTTGA
- the LOC126804044 gene encoding agamous-like MADS-box protein AGL15: MKKNMGRGKIEIKKIENTNSRQVTFSKRRAGLLKKAKELAILCDAEIAVIVFSNTGKLFEFSSTGIKRTIARYNECHESSGTALVESRAEEEDPKAVDVLKDELEKLEKKQLHLLGDDLASLGLNELQKLEDQLTEGLFSVKEKKEKILMEQLEKSRLQEKGATVENEILRKQVEELRRLFPQAAHAVPSQNSLVNHDAKSPDLVSSFAFENGDSDTTLQLGLPYRKRKAPERESQSNDSRSQLGL, translated from the exons ATGAAGAAGAACATGGGTAGGGGGAAGATTGAGATCAAGAAGATTGAGAACACAAACAGCAGACAAGTCACATTCTCAAAGAGGCGTGCTGGGTTACTCAAGAAAGCTAAGGAATTGGCTATTCTCTGCGATGCTGAGATTGCGGTCATTGTCTTCTCCAACACTGGCAAGCTTTTTGAGTTTTCCAGTACTGG TATAAAGCGAACTATTGCAAGATACAACGAGTGTCATGAGTCTTCAGGGACCGCTCTAGTAGAATCAAGGGCAGAG GAGGAAGACCCCAAGGCGGTGGATGTCCTAAAAGATGAACTCGAGAAGCTAGAAAAGAAACAATT GCATCTGTTAGGCGATGACTTGGCTAGTTTGGGCTTGAATGAATTGCAGAAACTAGAAGATCAATTAACTGAAGGATTATTTTCagtaaaggagaaaaag GAAAAGATACTGATGGAGCAACTGGAGAAATCAAGACTACAG GAAAAGGGTGCTACAGTCGAGAATGAAATCTTGCGCAAACAG GTTGAGGAGCTTCGCCGTTTATTTCCCCAAGCTGCTCATGCAGTTCCATCACAGAATTCCCTTGTGAACCATGATGCCAAAAGCCCTGATTTGGTCAGCAGTTTTGCATTTGAAAATGGAGATTCTGACACCACTTTACAATTAGG GCTGCCATATCGCAAGAGGAAGGCTCCAGAAAGAGAAAGCCAGTCAAATGACTCAAGGAGTCAACTAGGCCTGTAA